In Vibrio echinoideorum, the sequence CACGCTTTCTTATCCCTACAGCGTGTACTTATCAAGATGAGATATCGACACTAGAGAGCAGTTATAACCAGTCTATTGAACGAATTCGTCAACAATACCTCGAATTGGAAAAAGCCAAAGATGTCGCTGAGATTGCTAACCGCAACAAGAGTGAATTCCTTGCCAACATGAGCCACGAGATCCGTACCCCAATGAATGGGATTATCGGGTTGTCGTCTCTGCTTTCTGAAATGGACATGCCGAAAGAGCAAAAAGAGTATGTCAATATGCTCAATACCTCTTCGCTTACACTCCTTGATTTAATCAATGACATTCTTGACTACTCGAAGATCGAAGCGGGTCGTCTAGAACTGCAACAAGAACCGATGAAAATGATGGGCATCGCAGCCGATGTTGAGTCGACCTTTAGAGTCAAAGCTGAGCAAAAAGGACTCAGATTCCAATTAGCTATCGACCCTAAAATCCCAACTATGGTCATTGGCGACGGCACTCAACTACGACAAGTGTTGAACAATTTAGTCGGCAACGCGATCAAATTTACCGAGCATGGCCATGTCACGCTCTCGCTTCATTTAGATCAAGTGATAGAGCCAGAGCAAAAACTCAGAGTGAGATTCGAGGTTGCTGATAGCGGTATCGGTATTGCAGAAGACAAGCAACAATCGGTGTTCGATAAGTTTCAACAAGCCGACGGTAGCACCACTCGTATTTACGGAGGCACCGGGCTCGGTCTAACGATATGCGATAAGATCGTGACCTTAATGGGCAGTAAGCTTGAGCTAACCAGTGTCATAGGCAAGGGAAGTACATTCTATTTTACGGCTGACTTTGATCCGTGTTTGGATACCGATGAAAGCAACATCGATTTCAACAAAATCTCGGTGTTATTGGTGGATGACAGCCAACTGAACATGCGTATCACGTCAACACAGCTACAGTCATTCGGTGTTGCCTCTGAGTGTTGCGAGACAGCAAGCCAAGCGATAGAGCTGGTTTCAGATTCGATGGCTAAATCGTCGCCTTATGATCTCGTACTGATTGATAAGGTGATGCCAACCGTTGACGGATTCCAGCTAGCAAGAAGCTTGATTGAGCGTTTCGGTAAAGCGTGTCCTAAATTGGTGATGATATCGGCTGACCCACGAAAACAAGATGAGGTTCGAGCTAAACAAGTGGGTTTTGTTGCCTACATTGCTCGCCCTTATCAAGACAACCAGCTTAAATGGACGCTCAGTGAAGTCCTTGCGAGAGCCGCTGATACTGAAATCTTTACCTATCCAAATCGAGGTGAGGTCGCGTTCAAGGACAATGAGCCAGAATCAACAAAGCCAACAGTCTTTGTCACAGCAGCCGAATCAAATAAACAAGATTCAAGTAAAGACCAACCGAAACCAGAGCCAGTCAAAGCTGAATTTAGTGGCAAAGTCTTGGTTGTTGAAGATTCTAGAGTGAACCAACAAGTCGCTAAGATGATGCTTAAGAAGCTCGGATTCGAGGTCGACATCGCAGACAACGGTGAGATTGGTGTCGAGCAATTTAAAGCCAATGACTATGTGATGATTTTTATGGATTGTCAGATGCCTGTTCTCGATGGTTTCGAAGCGACGAAGCAGATCCGAGTACTCGAAGAGGGGTCTTCAAAACACATCCCAATCGTTGCGCTGACAGCCAACGTTGTGCAGAGAGATAAGCATTTATGTTTTGATGTCGGTATGGATGAGTTTTTACCCAAGCCGGTAAATCAAGGCAAACTGAGAGAAATTGTCGAAGGGTTCTTATCTAAAGATAGTGAATCCACGAATAAAAATGAGCAGAAGATTGTTTAGGTTAAATGACTTTGAATACTGAGTATTGGGTTAAAATGCAATAAAAAAGGTGGTCAGCATAGACCACCTTTTTTGCTTTAGAGTGTTTGAAACTAGTCTCTGTCGATGGCGAACGGCGACCATGCTTGGCGAGTCGGCATCACTTCAACGCGGTTGATGTTGATGTGATCAGGCAGCGTTGCGATATAGAACATCTGCTCTGCGATGTCTTCTGCCGAAAGTGGTGTGGTACCTTGGTAAAGGTTGTCTGATGCCATTTGGTTACCCTTAGTTCTCACTAGAGTAAATTCTGTTTCTGCGATGCCAGGGGAAAGGTCAGTCACACGCACACCAGTACCTTGAAGGTCGCAGCGTAGGTTATAACTAAACTGTTTTACAAACGCTTTACTTGCGCCATATACATGGCTTCCTGGATACGGCCATTGCCCAGCAATTGAGCCTACGTTGATGATTGAGCTGCCCGCACCGCTTTCAATTAACTTCGGAAGCAGAGCATGCGTGACATTGACTAATCCAGTGACATTCGTGTCGATCATAGTGTGCCAATCTTTTAAATCCACATCAGGTGCGCCTTCCGGTGCCAAGGCTAAGCCTGCATTGTTAACTAACGCTGTAATCGATGAAAACTCAGCGGGTAGCGAATCAACTGCTTTTTTTAC encodes:
- a CDS encoding response regulator translates to MVKKGKRYIGLSRQLIGTIIAISTLFTVIVTGLGLYVEYQNRVSFISSQIEQVKAGYLSGLTASLWVEDRAQLLVQAEGISRLPSVSYLLIESPDEKILELGQLTSGQSYSQSWEMVHQMGGKDYPLATLTVQSDLSMILNDFEERVLLLLAFEAVKIFLLSVVCLTIVYRLVVKRLMVMSSQINEQQVDDNKPRFLIPTACTYQDEISTLESSYNQSIERIRQQYLELEKAKDVAEIANRNKSEFLANMSHEIRTPMNGIIGLSSLLSEMDMPKEQKEYVNMLNTSSLTLLDLINDILDYSKIEAGRLELQQEPMKMMGIAADVESTFRVKAEQKGLRFQLAIDPKIPTMVIGDGTQLRQVLNNLVGNAIKFTEHGHVTLSLHLDQVIEPEQKLRVRFEVADSGIGIAEDKQQSVFDKFQQADGSTTRIYGGTGLGLTICDKIVTLMGSKLELTSVIGKGSTFYFTADFDPCLDTDESNIDFNKISVLLVDDSQLNMRITSTQLQSFGVASECCETASQAIELVSDSMAKSSPYDLVLIDKVMPTVDGFQLARSLIERFGKACPKLVMISADPRKQDEVRAKQVGFVAYIARPYQDNQLKWTLSEVLARAADTEIFTYPNRGEVAFKDNEPESTKPTVFVTAAESNKQDSSKDQPKPEPVKAEFSGKVLVVEDSRVNQQVAKMMLKKLGFEVDIADNGEIGVEQFKANDYVMIFMDCQMPVLDGFEATKQIRVLEEGSSKHIPIVALTANVVQRDKHLCFDVGMDEFLPKPVNQGKLREIVEGFLSKDSESTNKNEQKIV
- a CDS encoding SDR family NAD(P)-dependent oxidoreductase, with amino-acid sequence MDKIAFITGATSGFGKATAKRFAEDNWSLVLSGRRIERLLDLKEELTVPVHVIQLDVRDADAVKKAVDSLPAEFSSITALVNNAGLALAPEGAPDVDLKDWHTMIDTNVTGLVNVTHALLPKLIESGAGSSIINVGSIAGQWPYPGSHVYGASKAFVKQFSYNLRCDLQGTGVRVTDLSPGIAETEFTLVRTKGNQMASDNLYQGTTPLSAEDIAEQMFYIATLPDHININRVEVMPTRQAWSPFAIDRD